DNA from Nocardioides seonyuensis:
CCGGACGCGACGATCCCTCCCGGGGCCCCTTCCCGCGGGACAATCAGGAGACGACCCCGACACGGGGTTCCTCGACCAGACCAGAGAGCAGTGACCGACGTGAGCGACTACGACCAGACCGACGCGGCAGCCGAAGCGGGTCCGACCCCTGTGCTGGCCGTCGTGGGCCGCCCCAACGTGGGCAAGTCGACCTTGGTCAACCGGATCATCGGTCGACGCGAGGCAGTGGTCGAGGACCGTCCCGGGGTGACGCGCGACCGGGTGTCGTACGACGCCAACTGGAACGGCCGGGCCTTCACCGTCGTGGACACCGGCGGCTGGGACCCTGACGCTCGCGGGCTGGCCGAGCGCATCGCCGCCCAGGCGGAGATCGCGGTCACCCTCGCCGACGCTGTGCTGTTCGTGGTGGATGCCACGATCGGGATCACCGACTCCGACGAGGCAGTGGTCAAGGTCCTGCGCAAGTCGGGCAAGCCCGTGGTCCTGGCGGCCAACAAGGTCGACGACCAGCGCGCGGAGGCCGAGGCCTTCGGACTCTGGAACCTCGGGCTCGGCGAGCCCTTCCCGGTCTCGGCGCTGCACGGCCGCGGATCCGGGGACATGCTCGACGCCATCCTGGCCGCTCTGCCGGAGACCCCACCCGAGTCGTTCGGCGAGGTGGGGGGGCCGCGCCGGATCGCACTGGTGGGCAAGCCCAACGTCGGCAAGTCGTCCCTGCTCAACCAGCTCGCAGGCTCCGAGCGCGTCGTCGTCGACAACGTCGCCGGCACCACCGTGGACCCCGTGGACGAGCTGATCGACATGGGGGACCGGACCTGGCGGTTCATCGACACCGCCGGTATCCGCAAGCGGGTCAAGACGGCCTCGGGCCACGAGTACTACGCGTCCCTGCGCACGTCCACGGCGATCGACCGTGCCGAAGTGGCCGTCCTGGTGCTCGACGCGTCGCAATCGGTGTCGGAGCAGGACATGCGCATCATCCAGACCATCCGCGACGCCGGTCGCGCGATGGTGATCGCGTTCAACAAGTGGGACCTCGTCGACGACGAGCGCCGCTACTACCTCGAGCGTGAGGCCGAGCGAGACCTGGTGCAGGTGCAGTGGGCGCCGCGCATCAACATCACGGCGCGAACCGGATGGCACGTCGACCGTCTCGTCCCGGCCCTCGACAAGGCGCTCGCGGGGTGGGAGACCCGCGTGGGCACAGGGGCGCTCAACACCTTCCTGGGGCGTCTGGTCGGCGAGCACCCGCACCCCGTGCGCAGCGGGAAGCAGCCGAAGATCCTCTTCGCCACCCAGCCTTCTGTGGCGCCCCCGACGTTCGTGCTGTTCACGAGCGGCAGACTGGACGCTTCCTACGAGCGCTACATCGAGCGACGGCTGCGCGAGGAGTTCGGCTTCGTCGGCACGCCCATCGTGATCCAGCAGAAGCCGCGCGAGAAGCGCAAGCGCTGATCAAGACCGTGTCAGGGCGCGAGCCCGGCCTCGCGGAGCCACGCCATCGGATCGATGGGCGCCTCGCCGTCGGGACGGATCTCGAAATGCAAGTGAGGTCCCACGGAGTTGCCGGTGCTGCCGACGGAGCCGATCGGCTCAGCCACGTCCACCCGCTGGCCCTCCACCGCGCTCACTGAGCTCTGGTGGCAGTACCAGACCTCCGTCCCGTCGTCGAGGGTCAGGATCGTGCGCAGCCCGTACGGGCCCGCGTCCGCGACCTCGGTGATCGTCCCGGCGCTGACTGCCACGAGGGACTCCCCGGAGGCCGCACCGAAGTCCTGGCCGCCGTGCTCTGCCTCCCACAGGGGTCCCGTGAGCCCGAAGGCCGCCGAGACTGAGTACGACGCGAGCGGTAGCACCACGCGAACGTTGTCCGGGTCCCCGTGGTAGCCGAACCGGGCCAGCACAGCCTGACGGCCCAGCAGCTGCCGGTCTCGCACGTCGGCCCGCTGGTCGAGCGCTGCGAGCGCTGCTGCCCGTTGAGCCAGCATCTTGTCGAGCGCCTGCTCCTCCGCCAGGGCAGCAGGCGTCGGCGCGTTGGGCTCGAAGGCGGCGGTGGCAGGCTCCAGGACGGCACCGGTCCACACCAGGGCGGACGGCACCAGGGCCAGAAGCGCAAGACGACGTAGCAGGGTGGGCACGGACGGCGGCCTCTCGGGTGAAGGAACACCTCCATGCTGGGCGCCCGGGCCGGTCCGGGTGGCCGGTTTGGACACCAATGAGCCGGATGAGCCATTGCCACCTGACCCCCACGGACCACCCGGGCCCGGGTGCGGGGTCGATTGTCAGGACTCTCGGACCCTGCGGTAGGGTTCCCATCGCTTCGAAGGGCATCGTCCTGACGAGGCACTCGGGCTGTGGCGCAGCTTGGTAGCGCACTTGACTGGGGGTCAAGGGGTCGCAGGTTCAAATCCTGTCAGCCCGACCGATGTGATGTCTCAGGACATCTGCAAGATCCGAACCCGCGGAGTGGGTTCGGATCTTGTCATTTCTGGGGTTGGTAGTCCTGGCTGGTGTCGATGGTCGCGTTTGAGCTCGCCGGTGACGGCGATGACGACGCGGACCTCGAGGTCCTGGATGAGCAGGATGACGTGGGTTCGGCTGTGCGATCGGCCGATGCCGATGTGGCGGAGCGGGCCGTGCACGCGCAGGGTGATGGTGCCGGACTTGTCGACGGTGTCGTGCCGGACGCGGTCGTGGGTCTCGGCGTCTCGGCTGGGTCCGGGCAGGGCTTTGGGCATGGTGGCGTAGAGCCTTGCTGGGGTTGCCCGGTGGGGCAGGGAGCGGTGTGGCCGCTGCTGGTTGTACTCGGCCGTGAACCGGTCGAGCATGGACAAGTCCCACCGCAACGCCTGGATACCCTTCGGCGGCGGTGTCCACAAGTGCATCGGGCTGCACTTCGGCACCCTGGAGGTCCACGAGATGCTGCTCAGGCATCGCTGGACGGTGCCCGACAACTACCGGGTCCGCTGGGACAACACCTCCCTGCCGGTCCCGGCGGACGGCCTACCGGTACTACTACGACCCCCGACAGGAGCCGGACAGCCCTGAGTGATCGACACTCCAGGGGTTGCTGCGAGGAGCCTGTCAGCCCTGGCGGGGACGGATCAAGAGGTTCTTGAGCGACTGGCGCTCGCGCCGCTGCTTGGGCAGGGCGGGCGCCGGCCACCAGGCGGAGTGGAGATGACCGGAGGCGTTGAAGCCCTCGCGGTAGACGAAGTTGGCGCCACACTCGCAGACCCAGCGAGTCCCTTCGGGAACCTCGGCGTCGGCCGAGGGCGCGTCGGGGAGCTCGGTGCACACGTGGAACTGCGTGGTCTTCATCCTGTCCTACCTCTTGGTCGAATTCGCCCGAGATGTGCACAGTAGGGGTCATGCCCGGTCCTGACATCAGCCGACCGGACGATTGAAGGCAATCTGTGAGAGATCTTCGATTTCCGGCCCTGAACGGTCCAGGTGGTCCGGACCATCTCGGGGCATCCGCAGACTCAGCGGATGCCGCGGTCCGGCCTCTCGGCCGGCTCCGGCAAAGGACCGAAGACCTGGTTGCACGTCCAGCCCGAGCAGTCGACGAGCTGGTCGCGCCGGCGGTCGAGCGCTTCCCGGACCTCTGCATAGGCCGGATCGGAGAAGCGGTTGACCGTCTCGTGCGGGTCGACCTCGGTGTCGTACAGGATCCCGTCGGCTCCGTCGACGGCGTAGAGATAGCGCGCGGTCCGGACGCCTCGGTAGCCCCAGCCGTCGCCGAGGGCGGAACCCGTCTGGACGAGGGTCGTGTCACGGAACGGTTGGGCCGCTCCCTCCAGCGTGGGCGCCAGCGACGTCCCGTCGACGACCCACCCGGGGGAGACGCCCGCGAGGCCGGCGATGGTGGCAGGGACGTCGACCAGCGTGGCAGGGAGGTCCGACGAGGTGCCGGGAGCAATTCCTGGCCCCCGGACGACGAGCGGGACCTGCAGCGACGAGCGCGTGAGCTTGTCCTTGCCGACGTAGCGGTGCTCGCCGAGGGAGTAGCCGTTGTCGGAGGAGAACACGATGTAGGTGTCCTCCAGCTCGCCGGTCGCCGCGAGGGTGTCGATGAGCGAACCCACTGCCCGGTCGACCGACTGGAGCGACCGAAGACGCGCACGGTGGTGCTCGGCGACCTCGGCGGGCTCGACGAACGGGCGGTCGCGGAAGTAGGTGGGCTGGTCGCTGATCTCCGCCTCGTTGAACGCGGGGTCGGAGAGGGGCACGGGGTGGATGTCCTCGAACAGGCGACGATCCTGGGGCGCGGGAGGAGGGACGGTGGGGCCGGAGCCTCGTGCGATGCGGTAGTGCGGGGCGACGTGCCAGGCGAACACCACGAACGGGTCAGTGGTGGCCGAGAACTCACGCACCAGGTCGTCCGTCCGACGAGAGATCACCTCGGTCACGTAGCTGTCGGTGAACCTCCGGGCGCTGCCGTCGCCTGACATGGTGAAGTCGAAGTAGTCGTAGACGCCGGTCTGCAGGGCATCCCAGCGGGTCCAACCGGATGGCTCGACGTCTCCGGGGCCGTAGCCGTTGAGGAACTTGCCGACGAACCCGGTCTGGTAGCCCGCGTCACGGAACCAGGAGCTGGACTCGCGGGTGGGGTCGAGGGCGGGGAAGCCGCCATAGGGCCCGCGGTTGTGCTGGACGCCGTTGTTCTGGGCGTACTGGCCCGTGACCAGCTGCGCTCGCGCCGGGCAGCACAGCGGGTGCGGCGAGATGGCGTCCGTGAACTCCATGCCCTGGTCGACCAGCAGGCGTCGGGTGATCGGCATGTGGACCAGGTCGTCGTCGCGCATGTCGTCGGTCAGGACGAAGACCACGTTGGGTCGCGCTGCAGACTCCCCGCTCGCCGCCGTCAAGGAGGCTCCGGCGTTCCCGCGGCTGGCGCCCACGGTCGTGGTCGCGAGGGCGGCGACGAGGACCACGAGCACGCCAGTCGCCAGCGACTGAGCCCACACCCGCATGAATCGTCCCTCGCCGGGACGCTGCCGTCCCCCGT
Protein-coding regions in this window:
- a CDS encoding sulfatase family protein; this encodes MRVWAQSLATGVLVVLVAALATTTVGASRGNAGASLTAASGESAARPNVVFVLTDDMRDDDLVHMPITRRLLVDQGMEFTDAISPHPLCCPARAQLVTGQYAQNNGVQHNRGPYGGFPALDPTRESSSWFRDAGYQTGFVGKFLNGYGPGDVEPSGWTRWDALQTGVYDYFDFTMSGDGSARRFTDSYVTEVISRRTDDLVREFSATTDPFVVFAWHVAPHYRIARGSGPTVPPPAPQDRRLFEDIHPVPLSDPAFNEAEISDQPTYFRDRPFVEPAEVAEHHRARLRSLQSVDRAVGSLIDTLAATGELEDTYIVFSSDNGYSLGEHRYVGKDKLTRSSLQVPLVVRGPGIAPGTSSDLPATLVDVPATIAGLAGVSPGWVVDGTSLAPTLEGAAQPFRDTTLVQTGSALGDGWGYRGVRTARYLYAVDGADGILYDTEVDPHETVNRFSDPAYAEVREALDRRRDQLVDCSGWTCNQVFGPLPEPAERPDRGIR
- a CDS encoding cytochrome P450, encoding MDKSHRNAWIPFGGGVHKCIGLHFGTLEVHEMLLRHRWTVPDNYRVRWDNTSLPVPADGLPVLLRPPTGAGQP
- a CDS encoding M23 family metallopeptidase, translating into MPTLLRRLALLALVPSALVWTGAVLEPATAAFEPNAPTPAALAEEQALDKMLAQRAAALAALDQRADVRDRQLLGRQAVLARFGYHGDPDNVRVVLPLASYSVSAAFGLTGPLWEAEHGGQDFGAASGESLVAVSAGTITEVADAGPYGLRTILTLDDGTEVWYCHQSSVSAVEGQRVDVAEPIGSVGSTGNSVGPHLHFEIRPDGEAPIDPMAWLREAGLAP
- the der gene encoding ribosome biogenesis GTPase Der gives rise to the protein MSDYDQTDAAAEAGPTPVLAVVGRPNVGKSTLVNRIIGRREAVVEDRPGVTRDRVSYDANWNGRAFTVVDTGGWDPDARGLAERIAAQAEIAVTLADAVLFVVDATIGITDSDEAVVKVLRKSGKPVVLAANKVDDQRAEAEAFGLWNLGLGEPFPVSALHGRGSGDMLDAILAALPETPPESFGEVGGPRRIALVGKPNVGKSSLLNQLAGSERVVVDNVAGTTVDPVDELIDMGDRTWRFIDTAGIRKRVKTASGHEYYASLRTSTAIDRAEVAVLVLDASQSVSEQDMRIIQTIRDAGRAMVIAFNKWDLVDDERRYYLEREAERDLVQVQWAPRINITARTGWHVDRLVPALDKALAGWETRVGTGALNTFLGRLVGEHPHPVRSGKQPKILFATQPSVAPPTFVLFTSGRLDASYERYIERRLREEFGFVGTPIVIQQKPREKRKR